In Panacibacter ginsenosidivorans, the following proteins share a genomic window:
- a CDS encoding flavin monoamine oxidase family protein produces MPVRHGSKTFSLQQLKKLFRLSIEANDKQTNDVTALVEENKFYSANRRKFLKDTSKIALLAGISSLYKSCAPANTATLPTIAIVGAGIAGLHAAYILKQAGYEAYVYEGSGRIGGRIMSVTDMLGPGLWTEMGGEFIDSTHTEMLNLCTHFNLPLLDRMEASEKNLEEFAYYFNGQHYHEKDVIAALRPYAAQIKKDVDALSDEITYKSFSPTDKKFDSMSVMQYLDSIGVSGWLRSMIYNSYTAEYGMEATEQSAISFLSVFDVGDENHYNIYGSSNERYSIIGGNLKLCEALANEMQDYILPNHFLTAIKQNNDRSYQLSFKITGSGTIGATADIVILTVPFTVLREVDIQVPLPAWKMNTIKNLGYGTNSKMFFGLNERIWRKQGYGGYAFADNGMMNGYDNTMMQNNNLGPGGYTIFPGGEAGVAVGNTDPLILKEKYINALDGVYPGAKGQFNNNFQFWCWPTYGYSKGSYVSFRVNQYTTMAGTEFEPVDNLYFAGEHCSYAFQGFMNGGAETGRMAAEMIIQKLKGK; encoded by the coding sequence ATGCCGGTAAGACATGGATCAAAAACATTTTCCCTGCAGCAGCTGAAAAAATTATTTCGGTTATCCATTGAAGCAAATGACAAACAAACAAACGATGTAACTGCGTTGGTGGAAGAAAATAAATTCTATTCTGCAAACAGGAGAAAATTTTTGAAAGACACATCAAAGATCGCTTTACTGGCAGGTATTTCATCTTTATATAAATCATGTGCACCGGCAAATACTGCAACACTGCCAACCATTGCAATTGTTGGTGCAGGTATCGCCGGTTTGCATGCTGCATACATTTTAAAGCAGGCAGGTTATGAAGCGTATGTTTATGAAGGCAGCGGCAGAATCGGTGGCAGAATTATGAGCGTTACTGATATGCTTGGCCCGGGATTGTGGACAGAAATGGGTGGTGAGTTCATAGATTCTACACACACGGAAATGCTAAACCTGTGCACGCATTTCAATCTCCCATTACTTGACAGGATGGAAGCATCAGAAAAAAATCTTGAAGAGTTTGCATATTATTTTAATGGTCAGCATTATCATGAAAAAGATGTGATAGCTGCACTGCGTCCTTATGCTGCACAAATAAAAAAAGATGTTGATGCATTGTCAGACGAAATCACTTACAAATCTTTTTCTCCAACAGATAAGAAGTTTGACAGCATGTCTGTCATGCAATATCTTGACAGCATTGGTGTTTCAGGATGGTTGCGCAGTATGATCTATAACAGTTACACAGCAGAGTATGGCATGGAAGCAACAGAGCAATCGGCTATCAGTTTTCTTTCTGTATTTGATGTGGGCGATGAAAATCATTATAACATTTATGGCAGCAGCAATGAACGGTATTCTATTATTGGTGGTAATTTAAAATTATGCGAAGCGCTGGCAAACGAAATGCAGGATTATATTTTGCCCAATCATTTTCTTACAGCAATCAAACAAAACAATGATAGGAGTTACCAGTTATCTTTCAAGATCACAGGCTCCGGCACTATTGGCGCTACTGCAGATATTGTGATCCTTACCGTTCCCTTTACGGTATTAAGAGAAGTCGATATACAGGTACCCCTGCCTGCATGGAAAATGAATACGATCAAAAACCTTGGTTACGGCACCAATTCAAAAATGTTCTTTGGGTTAAATGAGCGCATCTGGCGCAAACAAGGTTATGGTGGTTATGCGTTTGCCGATAACGGCATGATGAATGGTTACGACAATACAATGATGCAAAACAATAATCTTGGCCCCGGAGGCTACACAATTTTCCCTGGTGGTGAAGCGGGTGTTGCGGTTGGCAACACGGATCCTTTGATACTGAAAGAAAAATATATTAATGCACTCGATGGCGTATATCCCGGTGCAAAAGGGCAGTTCAATAATAATTTTCAATTCTGGTGCTGGCCCACATATGGTTATTCAAAAGGCAGCTATGTTTCGTTCAGGGTAAATCAATACACAACCATGGCGGGCACAGAATTCGAGCCTGTAGATAATTTGTATTTCGCCGGAGAGCACTGCAGCTACGCATTCCAGGGTTTTATGAATGGCGGCGCAGAAACGGGCAGGATGGCTGCAGAAATGATCATTCAAAAATTGAAAGGAAAATAG
- a CDS encoding nucleoside recognition domain-containing protein yields MALNIVWVAFIVIAFVIALIKFIFLGDTTIFKVLVDGIFDSAKSSVVDVAFSLAGTMVFFLGLMNIAKEAGAINWLARKLNPFMKRLFPEVPDGHPAMGEMVMNFSANMLGLDNAATPFGLKAMKSLEDINPNKGTASNAQIMFLVLHTSGLVLIPLSIFTYRIAAGSTDATSVFIPCVLGTVITTLAAIFVVGIKQKIKWDLVFSTWIISILVLVGALMTAVYFMSPEMKNTFSTVSGNLALLIIIVAIILGGVWKKVSIFDAFIEGAKEGFNVVIKIIPYLVGMLVAIRVFRDSGALGYLTDGIAWVLHQTGVNTDFVPALPTAIMKPFSGSGARGLMIDTMKAYGPDSFVGKVACTFQGSADTTFYILALYFGSVGIKKVRYSVWAGMAADFIGVIAAIFIAYIFFS; encoded by the coding sequence ATGGCATTAAACATTGTTTGGGTTGCATTCATTGTAATTGCATTTGTTATTGCACTTATCAAATTTATTTTTCTTGGCGATACAACCATCTTTAAAGTATTGGTAGATGGCATTTTTGATTCTGCAAAATCTTCTGTTGTAGATGTAGCATTTTCACTTGCAGGCACCATGGTTTTCTTTCTGGGACTAATGAATATTGCAAAAGAAGCAGGTGCTATTAACTGGCTTGCAAGAAAGTTAAATCCATTCATGAAAAGATTGTTTCCGGAAGTGCCGGATGGTCATCCTGCAATGGGGGAGATGGTAATGAACTTTAGCGCAAATATGCTTGGTCTTGATAATGCTGCGACGCCTTTTGGTTTAAAAGCAATGAAGAGTTTGGAAGATATTAATCCAAATAAAGGAACTGCTTCAAATGCACAGATCATGTTTTTGGTATTGCATACGAGCGGACTTGTATTGATTCCACTTTCTATTTTTACTTACAGAATTGCTGCTGGTTCTACAGATGCTACGAGTGTGTTTATTCCATGCGTATTGGGAACGGTTATAACAACACTTGCTGCCATATTTGTAGTAGGCATCAAACAAAAAATAAAATGGGATCTTGTTTTTTCAACATGGATCATTAGCATTCTTGTATTGGTTGGTGCACTAATGACCGCTGTATATTTTATGAGCCCTGAAATGAAAAACACTTTTAGCACCGTTTCAGGAAATCTTGCTTTATTAATAATCATTGTTGCCATCATTCTTGGTGGCGTGTGGAAAAAAGTTTCCATCTTCGATGCATTTATTGAAGGCGCGAAAGAAGGTTTCAATGTTGTAATAAAAATCATTCCTTACCTCGTTGGAATGCTTGTGGCAATAAGGGTTTTCAGGGATAGTGGCGCATTGGGTTATTTAACTGATGGTATTGCGTGGGTGTTGCACCAAACAGGTGTTAATACAGATTTTGTACCTGCATTACCAACTGCAATTATGAAACCTTTTAGCGGCAGTGGTGCAAGAGGTTTAATGATCGATACCATGAAAGCCTATGGCCCGGACAGTTTTGTTGGTAAAGTTGCTTGTACATTCCAGGGTAGTGCTGATACTACTTTTTATATTCTTGCACTATACTTTGGAAGCGTAGGAATAAAGAAAGTTCGTTACTCTGTTTGGGCTGGTATGGCGGCAGATTTTATTGGTGTTATTGCCGCGATATTTATTGCCTATATTTTTTTTAGTTAA
- the ychF gene encoding redox-regulated ATPase YchF: MALQAGIVGLPNVGKSTLFNALSNAKAQAANFPFCTIEPNVGVITVPDERLIELEKLVKPNRVVPTTVEIVDIAGLVKGASKGEGLGNQFLGNIRNTDAIIHVLRCFDDDNVIHVDGKIDPVSDKEIIDTELQLKDLDSVDKKINKCEKIAKNDKDAAAALPILKALKAHLEQGKNARAFAVSVEDKVKHIDDMFLLTMKPVIYVCNVDEKSVVNGNKHTTALIDAVHDEKAEILFISAAIESEIAVMESFDDRQLFLEDMGLHESGVARLIKSTYRLLNLATYFTAGVQEVRAWTITKGMLAPQAAGVIHTDFEKGFIRAEVIKYADFIKYGSEAACRDNGKLAVQGKDYVVEDGDIMHFRFNV; this comes from the coding sequence ATGGCTTTACAAGCAGGCATCGTGGGGTTACCAAATGTGGGCAAATCAACACTCTTCAACGCATTGAGCAATGCAAAGGCGCAGGCTGCCAATTTTCCGTTCTGCACCATTGAACCGAATGTGGGTGTGATCACTGTGCCCGATGAGCGTTTGATTGAACTGGAAAAACTGGTAAAACCAAATCGCGTGGTGCCGACAACAGTGGAGATCGTTGACATTGCGGGTCTTGTAAAGGGCGCCAGCAAAGGCGAAGGTTTGGGCAACCAGTTCCTTGGCAACATTCGTAACACTGATGCGATCATTCATGTGCTGCGTTGCTTTGATGATGATAACGTGATTCACGTTGATGGGAAAATTGATCCTGTCAGCGATAAAGAAATTATTGATACCGAGCTTCAGTTGAAAGATCTTGACAGCGTTGACAAAAAAATTAATAAATGCGAGAAGATCGCAAAGAATGATAAAGATGCAGCGGCTGCGCTACCAATTTTAAAAGCATTGAAAGCACATCTTGAGCAAGGAAAAAATGCACGTGCATTTGCAGTGAGTGTTGAAGATAAAGTAAAACATATTGACGATATGTTCCTGCTTACAATGAAGCCCGTGATCTATGTGTGCAATGTGGATGAAAAATCTGTAGTGAATGGTAACAAACATACAACCGCTTTGATTGATGCGGTGCATGATGAAAAAGCAGAGATACTTTTTATCAGTGCTGCTATTGAAAGTGAGATCGCGGTGATGGAAAGTTTTGATGATCGTCAGCTCTTTTTGGAAGACATGGGCTTGCATGAAAGTGGTGTGGCGCGTTTGATAAAATCAACGTATCGTTTACTTAATCTTGCAACATATTTTACTGCCGGTGTGCAGGAAGTTCGTGCATGGACCATTACCAAAGGCATGTTGGCTCCGCAGGCTGCAGGCGTTATTCACACTGATTTTGAAAAAGGTTTTATTCGCGCAGAAGTTATCAAATATGCAGATTTTATTAAGTACGGCTCAGAAGCTGCATGCCGCGATAATGGTAAGCTTGCCGTGCAGGGAAAAGATTATGTAGTGGAAGATGGAGATATAATGCATTTCCGTTTTAATGTATAG
- a CDS encoding DUF4240 domain-containing protein produces the protein MSTLTIIILSFIAILFLRLLFRKVVDLPAFKGPVFSDLYQVDNIMLEENFWNIIHSAGREAKGNYQLQCNLLTEKLELLSTEEIIKFNRLFSLLMAKSFSYKIWEAAYALNGGCSDDAFEYFRSWLIAQGRNKFYWTLRYPRLLFLFGVKEMIVNYEGIDYCSRDAFENKTGNDIPDTFDIDYADGGELFKENAAFFKYPELALLTW, from the coding sequence ATGTCAACCCTTACTATTATTATTCTTTCATTTATTGCCATTCTATTTTTAAGATTACTTTTTAGGAAAGTTGTTGATCTACCTGCTTTTAAAGGACCAGTTTTTTCGGACTTATATCAAGTAGATAATATAATGCTTGAAGAAAATTTTTGGAACATCATTCATAGCGCAGGAAGGGAAGCTAAAGGGAATTATCAATTACAATGCAACTTATTAACAGAAAAATTAGAATTATTATCTACAGAAGAGATCATAAAATTTAATAGACTGTTTTCATTATTAATGGCGAAATCTTTTAGCTATAAAATTTGGGAAGCCGCTTATGCTTTAAACGGAGGCTGTTCTGATGATGCTTTTGAATATTTTCGGTCTTGGTTAATTGCACAAGGAAGAAATAAATTTTACTGGACACTCAGGTATCCCCGACTTTTATTCTTGTTTGGTGTAAAAGAAATGATAGTGAATTATGAAGGGATTGATTATTGCAGTCGTGATGCATTTGAAAATAAAACGGGAAATGATATTCCAGATACATTCGATATAGATTATGCAGACGGAGGAGAGTTATTTAAAGAAAATGCAGCTTTTTTTAAATATCCTGAATTAGCGTTATTAACCTGGTAA
- the pyrE gene encoding orotate phosphoribosyltransferase: MLSNEKAVAEKLLQAGAVKLSPEKPFTWASGWKSPIYCDNRKVLSFPYIRDFIKSEMCNVIFEKFPEADALAGVATAGIAWGAMAADQLKLPFLYVRPKPKEHGMGNQIEGAYEAGQKVVVIEDLISTGKSSLQVVDVLRNAGVEVAGMVSIFNYGFDVAGKAFAEKNCNYISLTNYTAMIALGMEKGIVAKELEPLLLQWRSDPANWMK; encoded by the coding sequence ATGTTGTCAAATGAAAAAGCAGTAGCAGAAAAATTATTACAGGCAGGCGCTGTAAAATTAAGTCCCGAAAAACCCTTTACCTGGGCAAGCGGATGGAAGAGCCCGATCTATTGCGATAACAGGAAAGTATTGTCTTTTCCATACATCCGCGACTTTATAAAAAGTGAAATGTGCAATGTGATCTTCGAAAAATTTCCTGAAGCAGATGCGTTGGCTGGCGTTGCTACTGCGGGTATTGCATGGGGTGCCATGGCTGCAGATCAATTGAAACTGCCGTTCTTATATGTGCGCCCCAAACCAAAGGAACATGGTATGGGCAACCAGATAGAAGGCGCTTATGAAGCCGGTCAAAAAGTTGTGGTGATTGAAGACCTGATCTCAACAGGCAAAAGCAGTTTACAGGTTGTTGATGTTTTAAGAAATGCAGGTGTTGAAGTTGCAGGCATGGTTTCTATTTTCAACTATGGGTTTGATGTAGCTGGCAAGGCTTTCGCAGAAAAGAATTGTAATTATATATCGCTTACGAATTATACGGCAATGATTGCGCTTGGTATGGAGAAAGGAATAGTTGCAAAAGAATTAGAGCCGTTGTTGTTGCAATGGAGAAGTGATCCGGCGAATTGGATGAAGTAA
- a CDS encoding NUDIX hydrolase, with the protein MPVKIVAAGGLVTNEHNELLMIFRRGKWDLPKGKLDDGETIEECAVREVEEETGIGNVELGKFIGLTFHEYFDRWINDEALKETHWYKMNVKGSPIPTPQVEEHIEKIIWADDAAINECLKNSYPNIEEIIARFKGNGF; encoded by the coding sequence ATGCCTGTAAAAATCGTTGCCGCCGGTGGTCTTGTTACCAATGAACATAATGAGTTACTAATGATCTTCCGCCGCGGCAAATGGGACCTGCCCAAAGGAAAACTTGATGATGGCGAAACAATTGAAGAATGTGCCGTAAGAGAAGTGGAAGAAGAAACAGGCATCGGCAATGTGGAATTGGGCAAATTTATCGGGCTTACCTTTCACGAATATTTCGACCGATGGATAAATGATGAAGCTTTAAAAGAAACACATTGGTATAAGATGAACGTAAAAGGCAGCCCAATACCTACACCGCAAGTTGAAGAACATATAGAAAAGATCATCTGGGCAGACGATGCAGCAATAAATGAATGTTTAAAAAACAGTTACCCGAATATTGAGGAGATCATTGCAAGGTTTAAGGGTAATGGGTTTTAA
- a CDS encoding hotdog fold thioesterase has protein sequence MSIWFNKSLTIKNIAPISKNTLGEHIGMEFSEIGEDYLKATMPVDHRTHQPYGLLHGGASAALAETLGSVSSALVIDQEKFICVGIEINANHVRSVRSGIVTGTCTPIHIGATTHVWDIRIHDERNKLVCVSRLTVAILKKK, from the coding sequence ATGAGCATATGGTTTAACAAATCACTCACCATAAAAAACATTGCACCAATAAGCAAGAATACACTTGGCGAACACATTGGTATGGAGTTCTCTGAAATTGGTGAAGATTATTTAAAAGCAACCATGCCTGTTGATCATCGTACACATCAGCCATATGGTTTGTTGCATGGCGGCGCTTCTGCTGCATTAGCAGAGACATTGGGTAGCGTTTCTTCGGCATTGGTTATTGACCAGGAAAAATTTATTTGTGTAGGTATAGAGATCAATGCCAATCATGTGCGTAGTGTAAGGAGTGGGATTGTAACAGGCACATGCACACCTATTCATATTGGTGCCACCACGCATGTATGGGATATACGCATACATGATGAAAGAAATAAACTGGTTTGCGTAAGCAGGCTAACTGTTGCGATTTTGAAAAAGAAGTGA
- a CDS encoding glycosyltransferase family 9 protein: MKFLVIRFSSIGDIVLTTPVMRCLKKQLPDAEVHFLTKKSMKAVTEHNPYIDKFFYFDKNLKELKQELKKEQYDYIIDLHKNFRTFSIKLSLRRKSFTYKKESIRKFLLTKFGINMMLKKHITQRSLETIYPLGIKDDHKGLDYFIAEKDVVPIDAIPLTHRFGFVAIVIGGSYFTKKLPIEKLQELCTKIEHPIILIGGGEDVWEAEQIEKVDTIKIYNACGKFNLNQSADLVRKSKLVISHDTGLQYIACAFNKPVLAIWGGTSPKLDVEPYYGNAYIASHPKFTYKNFLVEGLSCQPCSNFGTRSCPKGHFKCMKLQDVGTIQAFTEKVLW; encoded by the coding sequence ATGAAGTTTCTTGTTATCCGTTTTTCTTCTATTGGTGATATTGTATTGACCACGCCTGTTATGCGTTGTTTGAAAAAACAATTGCCGGATGCTGAAGTACATTTTCTCACCAAAAAAAGTATGAAAGCAGTAACAGAACACAATCCTTACATTGATAAATTTTTCTACTTCGATAAAAATTTAAAAGAACTAAAACAGGAATTAAAGAAAGAGCAATACGATTACATTATTGACTTGCATAAAAATTTTAGAACATTCAGCATCAAGCTTTCTTTGCGCAGAAAATCGTTTACCTACAAAAAAGAAAGCATCAGGAAATTTCTTCTTACAAAGTTTGGCATCAATATGATGCTGAAGAAACACATTACGCAAAGAAGTCTTGAAACGATCTATCCGTTAGGTATAAAAGATGATCACAAAGGGCTTGATTATTTTATTGCAGAAAAAGATGTGGTACCGATTGATGCAATTCCATTAACACACAGGTTTGGGTTTGTTGCTATTGTAATTGGCGGCTCTTACTTTACCAAGAAATTACCAATAGAAAAATTACAGGAGCTATGTACAAAAATAGAACATCCCATCATATTGATCGGTGGAGGAGAAGATGTGTGGGAGGCAGAACAAATTGAAAAAGTAGATACCATAAAAATTTACAATGCCTGCGGTAAATTCAATTTGAATCAATCTGCAGATCTTGTAAGAAAATCGAAACTTGTAATTTCTCATGATACAGGTTTGCAGTATATAGCCTGTGCATTTAATAAACCTGTACTCGCAATTTGGGGCGGCACTTCACCAAAGCTTGACGTAGAACCTTATTATGGAAATGCGTATATCGCATCGCACCCAAAATTCACGTACAAGAATTTTTTAGTAGAAGGTTTATCCTGTCAGCCATGTTCTAATTTTGGAACGAGGAGTTGCCCCAAAGGACATTTTAAATGTATGAAGCTGCAGGATGTTGGTACGATACAGGCATTCACAGAAAAAGTTTTGTGGTAA
- a CDS encoding MFS transporter, which produces MQEKKYGILSLPVLVAALGYFVDIYDLLLFSIIRIPSLKSLGLNDEQIAKDGLFILNIQMIGLLVGGILWGVLGDKKGRLKVLYASIILYSLGNIANGFVQTVDQYAIIRFITGIGLAGELGAGITLVTELLPKEKRGLGTSMVAGIGLLGAVFAFFLKEIFIQPDNTGWRICYFIGGGLGGLLLILRVGVLESFMFKSIQNAKVSKGNFLMLFTNGKRFRKYLLAILIGLPNWYVIGILITFSKEFGAKMNVQGAIDPGKAVMYAYAAISVGDILIGFVSNWLKSRKKALYIFYVLTAIGIIWFFNLHGASVSELYLACAVLGFGTGMWAIFVTMAAEQFGTNIRATVATTVPNMVRGSLTIISILFAWLQGQTGDYLKAGWITGVIVLSIAILAAVFSEETYHKDLNYLEGAV; this is translated from the coding sequence ATGCAAGAAAAAAAATACGGCATACTTTCTCTTCCTGTATTAGTTGCTGCACTGGGATATTTTGTTGACATCTACGATTTACTACTGTTTAGTATCATAAGAATCCCGTCTTTAAAATCTTTAGGTTTAAATGATGAACAAATTGCGAAAGATGGATTATTTATTCTCAACATTCAAATGATCGGTCTTTTAGTCGGTGGAATTTTGTGGGGTGTACTGGGTGATAAAAAAGGAAGATTAAAAGTGTTGTACGCTTCCATCATTTTATATTCTCTTGGCAATATTGCAAATGGATTTGTGCAGACTGTTGATCAATATGCAATCATAAGATTTATTACAGGTATTGGTCTTGCAGGCGAGCTGGGCGCAGGCATTACGCTCGTTACAGAATTATTACCCAAAGAAAAAAGAGGTCTTGGCACTTCAATGGTTGCAGGCATTGGATTGCTGGGTGCGGTGTTTGCCTTCTTTCTTAAAGAAATATTTATTCAGCCAGACAATACCGGCTGGCGTATTTGTTATTTTATAGGTGGTGGCTTAGGAGGTTTGTTACTAATACTTCGTGTTGGTGTGTTGGAATCTTTTATGTTTAAGAGCATTCAGAATGCAAAAGTTTCCAAAGGAAATTTTTTGATGCTCTTTACAAATGGCAAGCGATTCAGAAAATATTTACTCGCAATTTTAATCGGTTTGCCCAACTGGTACGTCATCGGTATACTGATCACTTTCTCGAAAGAGTTTGGTGCAAAGATGAATGTTCAGGGCGCCATTGATCCGGGGAAAGCAGTAATGTATGCCTACGCTGCTATTTCTGTTGGTGATATTCTTATTGGTTTTGTAAGCAACTGGCTCAAAAGCAGGAAAAAAGCATTGTATATTTTTTATGTGCTTACTGCTATAGGTATTATTTGGTTCTTCAATCTGCATGGCGCTTCTGTGTCGGAATTATATCTAGCCTGTGCAGTGCTTGGTTTTGGCACAGGCATGTGGGCAATTTTTGTTACGATGGCTGCAGAACAATTTGGCACAAACATTCGCGCTACTGTTGCTACCACAGTTCCAAATATGGTAAGAGGTTCGCTAACAATTATCTCTATTTTGTTTGCCTGGTTGCAAGGGCAAACAGGCGATTATTTAAAAGCAGGCTGGATAACTGGTGTCATCGTTCTTTCGATTGCAATTTTAGCTGCAGTATTTTCAGAAGAAACTTACCACAAAGATCTTAACTATCTTGAAGGCGCAGTATAG
- a CDS encoding DedA family protein, giving the protein MIPYLLTFDWHELLQPQFYIQNGGLWLLLFVIFAETGLFAGFFLPGDSLLFVAGIYAQNMDDGSPGLSHSFLDLIGLGNTSSEALDLFTLILLVSIAGILGNFVGYWFGLKSGPFLYQRKDTFLFKKKYLHQAHDFYQRYGGWAIVAARFVPIIRTFAPIVAGVVGMEKKKFTYFNIVGCVAWVTSMILAGHFLQKWILNEFGFDLKDHLEIIVIGIVLVSTVPIVWKLFFSKSKPKISQ; this is encoded by the coding sequence ATGATACCTTATTTATTGACTTTTGACTGGCATGAATTATTACAACCGCAATTTTATATTCAGAATGGGGGCTTGTGGTTATTGCTGTTTGTAATATTTGCAGAAACGGGTTTGTTTGCTGGTTTCTTTTTACCGGGAGACAGCCTGCTTTTTGTTGCAGGAATTTATGCACAAAACATGGATGACGGCAGCCCGGGCTTATCTCATTCTTTCCTGGATCTTATAGGGCTTGGAAATACAAGCAGTGAAGCACTTGATCTTTTTACTTTGATATTACTTGTATCCATTGCAGGTATACTGGGCAATTTTGTTGGCTATTGGTTTGGTCTTAAAAGCGGGCCTTTTTTATACCAGCGAAAAGATACTTTTTTGTTCAAGAAAAAATACCTGCACCAGGCACATGACTTTTATCAAAGGTATGGCGGGTGGGCAATTGTAGCTGCGAGATTCGTACCTATTATAAGAACGTTTGCTCCTATCGTTGCCGGTGTAGTGGGAATGGAGAAAAAGAAATTTACTTATTTTAATATTGTGGGTTGTGTGGCATGGGTAACGAGTATGATACTGGCTGGTCACTTTTTACAAAAATGGATATTGAATGAGTTTGGGTTTGATCTTAAAGATCATTTGGAAATAATTGTGATAGGTATTGTGCTGGTTTCAACTGTTCCTATTGTCTGGAAACTTTTCTTTAGTAAAAGCAAACCAAAAATTTCTCAATAG
- a CDS encoding dicarboxylate/amino acid:cation symporter → MKSSGRLTLYILIAMCTGAIVGYIVYINGSKDFITSFSNNIKLLTTIFLRLVQMIIAPLVFSTLVVGIAKLGDLKTVGRVGGKALLWFVSASLASLLLGMVLVNFFKPGVGLDLSHADANSVKDLAGKTQTFTLQNFVEHVFPTSLIDAMATNQILQIVVFSVFFGIATAAMGDYAKPLIKALDVVSHIILKMVGYVMKFAPFGVFGAIAAVIAVNGLGIFVFYAKYYLFFVTGILLLWVLLITVGFLILNKRLPSLLKHIVQPLIVAFTTTSSEAVFPKLTEELERFGCKDKIVAFVLPLGYSFNLDGSMMYMTFASIAIAQAYGIHLDTPTQLTMLLVLMLTSKGIAGVPRASLVVVLATCSMFKIPPEGVALILPIDHFCDMFRTATNVLGNALATSVVSKWEGELDNEVDILKS, encoded by the coding sequence ATGAAGTCATCCGGCAGGCTTACATTGTATATATTGATTGCCATGTGTACCGGTGCAATCGTTGGCTACATTGTATATATCAATGGTTCGAAGGATTTCATAACTTCTTTTTCCAATAACATAAAATTACTTACAACAATTTTTTTGCGCCTGGTGCAAATGATCATTGCACCGCTTGTATTTTCAACACTTGTTGTAGGTATTGCAAAACTCGGCGATCTTAAAACTGTTGGTCGTGTTGGGGGTAAGGCATTATTGTGGTTTGTTTCTGCTTCACTTGCAAGTTTACTGCTTGGTATGGTGCTGGTAAATTTTTTTAAACCGGGTGTTGGTCTTGATCTTAGCCATGCAGATGCAAACAGCGTTAAGGACCTTGCAGGAAAAACACAAACATTTACACTACAGAATTTTGTGGAGCATGTTTTTCCAACAAGTCTCATTGATGCAATGGCAACAAACCAAATTCTGCAAATCGTTGTTTTCTCTGTTTTCTTTGGTATTGCAACTGCAGCGATGGGTGATTATGCGAAGCCATTGATAAAAGCACTGGATGTTGTTTCGCATATTATTTTAAAAATGGTTGGTTATGTAATGAAGTTTGCACCATTTGGTGTGTTCGGAGCAATTGCAGCAGTGATAGCAGTAAACGGTTTAGGCATTTTTGTTTTTTATGCGAAATACTATTTGTTCTTTGTTACAGGAATTTTATTGCTGTGGGTTTTATTGATAACAGTGGGCTTTCTTATTTTGAATAAACGGTTGCCCTCGCTTTTGAAACATATTGTGCAGCCATTGATCGTTGCATTTACCACAACAAGCAGCGAGGCTGTATTTCCAAAACTTACGGAGGAGCTGGAACGTTTTGGTTGTAAGGATAAAATTGTTGCGTTTGTTCTTCCATTAGGATATTCATTTAATCTTGATGGCAGTATGATGTATATGACCTTTGCAAGTATTGCTATTGCGCAGGCTTATGGAATTCACCTGGATACGCCTACACAACTTACTATGTTGCTGGTGCTAATGCTTACGAGTAAAGGCATTGCAGGAGTGCCACGTGCATCGTTAGTTGTTGTACTGGCAACCTGCAGCATGTTTAAGATACCGCCTGAAGGTGTAGCGTTGATATTACCAATAGATCACTTTTGCGACATGTTCAGAACTGCAACGAATGTTTTGGGGAATGCACTTGCCACAAGCGTGGTTAGCAAATGGGAAGGTGAATTGGATAACGAAGTTGATATATTGAAAAGTTAA